In Aphelocoma coerulescens isolate FSJ_1873_10779 chromosome 3, UR_Acoe_1.0, whole genome shotgun sequence, a single window of DNA contains:
- the ABCG5 gene encoding ATP-binding cassette sub-family G member 5, producing the protein MSGRVSPTLEKSSSIGHTGEGKAVGQAPDSISVQGVSYTIREHVGPWWNFSLYCKKWTRQILKDVSFHVESGQIMGILGNSGSGKTTLLDAISGRLGHKDNLCGEVYVNGRQLKRDQFRDCFSYVPQSDTLLSFLTIQESLTYTALLTLTKCSNNSIKKKVDAVMAELSLSHIADKIIGSHNIVGISGGERRRVSVAAQLLQDPKVMLLDEPTTGLDCLTANQLVLLLSELAHRDRIVILTIHQPRSELFRLFDKIAIMSFGEMVFCGNPMEMITFFSDCGYSCPEQSNPFDFYVDLTSVDTRSKERELETYSRVQEIVSAYRNSGIFSKVLAAIEKTKCMKELPPIPFKNKDLPNGFYQILILLRRTTRNFSRDKIGVIMRLLQNLLFGLFIAFFLLRLRNDVAQGAVQDRVGLVYQCVSATPYTGMLNAVALFPPLRAISDQESKDGLYKKWQMLVAYVVHFLPFSVLSAAIFSTFIYWTTGLYPDASRFGIFFAVVLASHMIGELLTLVILGVVQDPNIVQSGVVLLNSAGVIVGTGLVRTLEEMPTPFKLLSFLTFQKYSSEVLVVNEFYGLNFTCGGANSSTANNAVCIFSQGIQFIEKNYPGALSRFTIDLLVLYAFIPVLAIIAVLSFKLRERIIDRQ; encoded by the exons ATGTCGGGCAGAGTGTCTCCCACcctggagaagagcagcagcatcgGGCACACAGGCGAGGggaaggctgtggggcaggCCCCCGACAGCATCAGTGTCCAGGGTGTCTCCTACACCATCAG AGAGCACGTTGGCCCATGGTGGAACTTTTCTTTATATTGTAAAAAATGGACCCGGCAAATACTTAAGGATGTTTCATTTCACGTAGAGAGTGGCCAGATCATGGGGATTTTAGGAAATTCTG GATCTGGGAAAACAACACTTCTGGACGCAATATCAGGAAGACTGGGACATAAAGACAACCTCTGTGGTGAAGTGTATGTGAATGGCCGTCAGCTGAAGAGGGACCAGTTCAGAGATTGCTTCTCTTACGTGCCACAG agtgaCACTTTGTTAAGCTTTCTCACCATACAGGAGTCTTTGACCTACACAGCTTTACTAACTCTTACGAAATGCTCCAACAACTCCATCAAAAAGAAG gTAGATGCAGTTATGGCTGAGCTGAGTCTCAGCCACATTGCTGACAAAATAATTGGAAGCCATAACATTGTAGGAATTTCTGGGGGTGAGAGGCGTCGCGTATCAGTTGCAGCCCAGCTTTTACAAGATCCCA AGGTCATGCTACTTGATGAGCCAACGACAGGGCTGGACTGCCTGACTGCAAACCAGCTTGTCTTGCTTCTCTCAGAGCTTGCACACAGAGACAGGATTGTGATTCTTACAATTCACCAGCCTCGCTCAGAACTTTTCAGG TTATTTGATAAAATAGCCATCATGAGCTTTGGAGAAATGGTTTTCTGTGGGAACCCTATGGAAATGATTACATTTTTTAGTGACTGTGGCTATTCTTGTCCTGAACAATCAAATCCTTTTGACTTCTATG TGGATCTGACATCTGTGGACACCCGAAGCAAGGAACGTGAACTTGAAACCTACAGTAGGGTTCAGGAAATTGTATCAGCCTACAGAAACTCAGGGATCTTTAGCAAAGTGCTGGCAGCTATTGAAAAAACAAAGTGTATGAAGGAGCTGCCACCAATACCATTCAAAAACAAAGACTTACCCAATGGCTTTTACCAAATATTGATTCTTTTACG GAGAACAACAAGAAACTTCTCCAGGGATAAGATAGGCGTCATCATGCGTCTCCTGCAGAATCTGTTATTTGGCTTGTTTATAGCCTTTTTCCTTCTTAGACTGAGGAATGACGTGGCCCAAGGAGCCGTGCAGGACCGTGTGGGGCTTGTCTACCAGTGCGTGAGTGCCACCCCCTACACAGGGATGCTCAATGCTGTGGCCCTGT TCCCACCTCTACGTGCTATCAGTGACCAAGAAAGTAAAGATGGCTTGTATAAGAAATGGCAAATGCTTGTAGCCTATGTAGTACATTTCCTACCTTTCAGTGTCCTCAGCGCAGCCATTTTCAGCACCTTTATATACTG GACTACAGGGTTGTATCCCGATGCTTCCAGATTTGGAATTTTCTTTGCTGTTGTCCTAGCATCTCACATGATTGGTGAACTACTAACACTTGTTATACTTGGTGTGGTTCAAGACCCAAATATAGTCCAAAGTGGCGTGGTGCTACTGAATTCAGCTGGTGTGATAGTGGGAACGGGACTAGTaag GACCCTTGAAGAAATGCCAACACCTTTTAAACTACTCAGTTTTCTTACCTTTCAAAAATACAGCAGTGAAGTCCTTGTAGTCAATGAATTTTATGGCTTAAACTTCACATGTG GTGGAGCCAACAGTTCCACTGCAAATAATGCTGTGTGTATTTTCTCCCAAGGCATCCAGTTCATTGAAAAAAACTATCCTGGGGCATTGTCCCGGTTCACAATCGATCTCCTTGTACTCTATGCTTTTATACCAGTACTTGCCATTATTGCAGTTCTAAGCTTCAAATTAAGAGAGAGAATTATTGACAGGCAATGA
- the ABCG8 gene encoding ATP-binding cassette sub-family G member 8 — protein sequence MKETTENVSLDDTSWSQTKTQDTIFHSEEDNSLYFTYSGKSNVLEVKELNYQVNTASQIPWYENLAQMKMPWTWKSDPRSHVSIIQNLNLKVRSGQMLAIIGSTAGGKTSLLDVITCRDHGGKIKSGQITINNKPSTPQLVRKCIAHVRQDDRLLPHLTVRETLLFVAKLRLPKFFSDSQRKKRVEDVIAELRLRQCANTRVGNEYLRGISGGERRRVSIGVQLLWNPGILILEEPTSGLDSFTAHNLVITLSRLARGNRLVLLSLHQPRSDIFQLFDLVLLMTSGLTAYCGTARDMVQYFTELGYPCPRYSNPADFYVDLTSIDKQTAEKEMESRKRANVLANLFLEKVKHFDDFLWKATKGDNAETTVSKQRAHLNSEEAINMPHHSSDQLPGALKQFTILLSRQVSNDFRDLSTLLIHGFGALFMSLLIGFLYYGHEKNGLSIRDTTALLYMIGALIPFTIILDVIAKCHSERAMLYHDLEGGMYSVSPYFFAKILGELPEHCGFVIIYGVPIYWLANLVPELEHFLLNFLSVWLAVYSARAMALWVAALLPTLQLSAFFGNVLFTSFYLSGGFVISLDSLWTVPFWVSKISFLRWNFQGMMQIQFTDTTYKMTVGNTTFQIPGKLIIQSLDLDSHPLYVSYLVLTGIICSFLLLYYLSLRFIKQKSTQDW from the exons ATGAAGGAAACCACTGAAAATGTCTCTCTGGACGACACCAGCTGGAGCCAG ACCAAGACCCAGGATACTATTTTTCACTCTGAAGAAGATAATAGTCTATATTTCACATACAGTGGAAAATCAAATGTTCTGGAGGTCAAGGAACTCAACTACCAG GTTAACACAGCATCCCAGATTCCCTGGTATGAGAACCTCGCTCAGATGAAAATGCCCTGGACATGGAAATCAGATCCCCGTTCCCACGTGTCAATAATCCAAAATCTGAATCTGAAAGTTCGAAGTGGTCAGATGCTAGCAATCATAGGAAGCACTG cTGGTGGAAAGACATCCTTGCTTGACGTGATAACCTGCCGGGATCACGGAGGCAAAATCAAGTCTGGTCAAATCACGATCAACAACAAACCCAGCACTCCCCAGCTCGTTAGGAAATGCATCGCACACGTGCGGCAGGATGACCGGCTGCTCCCCCACCTGACTGTCAGAGAAACACTATTGTTCGTTGCCAAACTGCGCCTTCCAAAGTTTTTTTCAGactcacaaaggaaaaaaagg GTGGAAGATGTGATAGCAGAGCTCCGCCTGCGGCAGTGCGCCAACACCAGGGTGGGGAACGAGTACCTGCGGGGCATCTCCGGGGGAGAGAGGCGCAGGGTGAGCATCGGCGTGCAGCTGCTCTGGAACCCGG GAATACTCATACTTGAAGAGCCTACATCTGGACTGGACAGTTTTACTGCACATAACCTTGTGATAACATTATCCAGACTGGCCAGAGGAAACAGATTGGTTCTTCTTTCACTTCATCAGCCCCGGTCAGATATCTTCCAGCTGTTTGATCTGGTTCTTCTGATGACTTCTGGACTCACTGCCTACTGTGGAACAGCTAGGGACATGGTGCAGTATTTCACAGAACTAGGCTATCCCTGCCCAAGGTACAGCAATCCTGCGGATTTCTATG TTGACTTGACCAGTATCGATAAACAGACTGCAGAAAAGGAGATGGAAAGCCGAAAAAGAGCAAATGTTCTTGCCAACTTGTTCCTAGAAAAAGTCAAGCATTTTGATGATTTCTTATGGAAAGCTACTAAAGGAGACAATGCTGAGACCACAGTCAGCAAGCAGAG GGCCCATTTAAATTCAGAAGAGGCTATCAATATGCCTCACCATTCAAGTGATCAGTTACCAGGAGCCTTAAAGCAGTTCACTATATTATTAAG TCGTCAAGTCTCCAATGACTTCAGAGATCTCTCAACATTATTAATCCATGGATTTGGAGCCCTTTTTATGTCATTATTAATTGGATTTTTGTACTATGGCCATGAAAAAAACGGACTCTCTATTCGTGACACAACAGCGCTGCTGTACATGATAGGTGCCCTAATCCCATTCACGATAATTTTGGATGTTATTGCCAAAT GTCATTCAGAAAGGGCAATGCTTTATCATGACTTGGAAGGTGGAATGTACTCTGTTAGCCCATACTTCTTTGCTAAG ATTTTGGGGGAGCTCCCAGAACACTGTGGTTTTGTTATCATTTatggggttcccatctactGGCTGGCAAACCTTGTTCCTGAGCTGGAACATTTCCTGCTGAACTTCCTGTCAGTGTGGCTGGCTGTGTACAGTGCCCGTGCCATGGCACTTTGGGTGGCAGCTCTGCTGCCGACGTTACAGCTCTCAGCCTTCTTTGGCAACGTCCTCTTCACATCATTCTACCTGAGTGGTGGCTTTGTGATAAGCCTGGACAGCCTCTGGACAG ttcctTTCTGGGTTTCAAAAATCTCTTTCCTCAGATGGAATTTTCAAGGAATGATGCAAATTCAGTTCACTGACACCACATACAAAATGACTGTTGGAAACACTACTTTTCAAATACCAGGGAAGCTT ATCATTCAGTCTCTGGACCTGGACTCTCACCCTCTCTACGTGAGCTACCTCGTTCTCACTGGCATCATTTGCAGCTTCCTGCTTTTATACTATTTATCCCTGCGCTTCATCAAGCAGAAATCAACTCAAGACTGGTAA